DNA sequence from the Vanrija pseudolonga chromosome 7, complete sequence genome:
GAATGTCGTCGgtaccctcctcgccgcgaccgccgaggGCCTTGAGGCCGTCGGTACGTGCAACGCGGATCTGggtcttggccgcctcggccgtctcgccAAAGCTCTTTGCGATCTGCGtgcgcacctcgcccgagGGCTTTGGCACAGGGATCTTGATACCCGTGCCGTCGCGCAGAGGGCTCAGGCCGGGCAGGTTGGCCTTGTTGATCGCGCTCTCGACGTGCTTGAGCGCCGAGGGCTCCCACACGTCGACGTACAGCGCGTTGTTGCGCATCGTGACGGACGCCACTTGGTTGAGGTTCACGCCGCCCTGGTTGGGGAGAGTAACCTTGACTGTGTCAAGGACggctgggggtgtcagcttcGGGATACGGCGTGAAAGTGGGACAGCACGTACCAGGGGACACACGCCCACGgccacgctcgacgccctcaAAGACAATGCCCTTGGCCCACTCGGTCGACTTGGTGACCCGCTCCTTCGTcttggcgatgacggcgtcgcgctcctcggcagagaggccctcgtcggcctcggcctcggcatccttgcccttgcccttgcccttgccttttccgcccttctcggccttctcaGGTCGGTCgttcttgccgccgcccttgccgcccttggccgccttcTTGAGCAGcaacgaggtggacgagaaGGTGCGGGGTCCGGgggccgagacggcgacggcggcgcgggcgagcggtcgggcagcgacgcgcggcgcgacagacgcgctggcgacggcccGCGTGAGAGTGTAGCGCAGAGACATGTCGTGTGAGGTGCTAGCTGCAAAAGTCAAAGTCAAAGTGGACCACTCTTTTTGGTCGGTGTGCCGACCGGCGGTGGGTTCCGTACTCGATTCCCTTCATGTCCTCACGTGACTGTAATCTCGAGTTCCAAAAGTTGCAAGTCTGACATCTCTctccacaacaacaaccacaccaccacaaccatgGCGCGCTTCACAAACATTGGCATGCCGCGCAAGACGTTCGTCGCGtccgcggccgaggagaaggccgagaagggcgagcgggagcctgacgccgacgcgcccgaggcTGGACCGTCAAAGGGggagaagcgcaagggcTGGGGCCGTGACCCGGAGATCGCAAGTGAGtctgtcggcgtcgccgccaccggcccgcccgcgctgacgcccgccaGAACGTGCACGACAGACCGACATCCGCAccgagcagcgacgactgCAGCGTatcgacgagcgcgcgcaggctACCACCTGCTTtgcgtgccgcgccgtcgggcacacggcgcgcgagtgcCCCAACATCCTgctcgcggcgagcgggcagaacggcagcgcggccatgctcgaggcggacaaGATGGCTGAGCGACAGGCGGaagccggcgacgacgacggcagcggcaagaacaagaagggcaagaaggcaaagggcaagggcaaggagcagGCGACTGGGCGCGATCTGACCAGCGGGAAATGCTATCGGTGCGTCCGAGCGCAATGGCACCGCTGACATCGCAGGTGTAACTCTGAGAAGCACTCGCTGTCAAACTGCCGCAAGCCGATTGACAAGGCCAACCCGACGCCGTACGCGACCTGCTTTGTGTGTCTCGAGACGGGCCACCTGTCCGCCGCGTGCCCGAAGAACAGCAAGGGCGTGTACGTcaacggcggcagctgcAAGGTGTGCGGGAGTGTCGCGCACCGCGCCAACGACTGCCCAGACGAcaagcgcgagaaggccgcccCGGAGCGGTTCCACGCCAACACGTATCTCGGGACTGGAGCCGGGGCGGGcgcagacgaggacgacttcATGGTCAACCACCGCCAGTTCCGCGCGCCTGCGGGCCAGAAGACGCGCCACGAGGCGGCAAAGAACTCGCAGCGTGGGCCGGCAAAGCGGCCGGGTGAGGAGGGTGCCTTTGCCCCTGCACCGGCTGCCGTTgcggccaagcccaagcccaagcctAAGAAGGTCGTCACGTTTTGATTGTAATTAGGGTCCCGAGGGATTAATACAGGCAGGGGTTATTGCTACAACAGAGAGTAGGGGGAGGGGTGACCTCTGTGCGTTCTTATAGCGACAAGGTCTCCGTCagcgggctgctgctgctgccccacTCGGCCTGAGTTCTAAAGATTTGATGCCCGACGGCACCCGCTCACGCGACTTGCCCAAACTGCGTGGTCTCCGCGGGTCGCACAGACCCCACTGCCTATGCTACGGCCGTTGTTTCTGTCGTGATGGACACGAGGTCGGTATCGAAGAGCTCGATAAACTGGGGTGTGAGGGGTGATCCTGGCTTGCTACGAAGTTGAGTagccacgcccactcacctgCTCGTTCAACACGCGCACCTTCATGCCCGCGTATCGTCTGTACTCCTCCAGAATGGAGCTCAGCGCCCAGCGCTGCAGCTTGCGCCAGCAGCCGACTACAGTGCCGGTGCGGTGACGGCCGAGGTTGCAGCACACGAGGGTGGGGAACGTCGAcggctggaggaggagggtgagggcgtGGATGATCAGCGGCTccgtgggcggcgggaggggcgGGAGGTGGTCTGGAGAATACTGTCAGTGGTGCTATACGCAGTTCACGTCAGCACCCACACTGCCCGCTCATCCGCACGATGCCAGTGTCGCCGTAGGGCGGGGGAAAGTGCGGGTTGAGCGACACCTGCGGCGCGAGGTTGTGCAGCGTGATGCCCTGCGACTCGAGGAACGACTggctggcgggtcagcggggAGACATGATATGTAACCCACAAGATGTCGGAcggctcctcggcgcccaccCAGATGACGGTGCGCAGGTCCAGCTTCTCGAGGAAGGTGAAGTTGAGCTCTgtgggctgggccgagcggTAGAAACCTGGCGGGGCGTCAGCTACGGCGAAGAGAACGCTAGctcaccgtcctcgacgctgccAAAGTTCATTGGGGGGACGATTTTCGCcatggctgctgctgtggtggGGTTGGAAGACAAGAGTGAGATGGCAGCAGTGTTGTCGCTTGAAACGTGTGGTCCAACGACCACTCTGAGGTCATCGCGTGGTGCTTCGGGACGAATCCTAATACATTTGGTTCCGCGGGTAATTGTAGCCCAACGCATTAGGAACGCCATTAACCCACCTCGCCTtgccccacctccacttcaGAATTTCTGGCGGCAACTCGTCTGTCGCAACGccaacaacacacacaccatcACCATGAGCGGCAAGCGGTCAAACGTCTCGCTGCTGACCGAGGGCGCGAGCTACATCCGGCGCGCGAAGAAGGCGCGGCaggagcaggtcgaggaggtgaaATTTGACGACAGCGCAAGGCGGTGAGTGCACGGCAGCGAGCAGAGCACAACAAGCTAGCCAGCCGAGCCCACTCTGACGCCCGCGTGCAGAGAATACCTTACCGGCTTCTCCAAGCGCAAAAAGGAGCGCATCGAGACCCGGCGCAAGAAGGCaaaggagcgcgagcaccaggagcacctcgaggagcggcgcaaggcgcgccaggagctcaaggagcgcgcggcgcagaatGTGCGCGATGTGCGCAAGGCGATGGGgctgcccgagctcgagggtgGGTTGCTGGGGTGTGGTGGCGGCCGCTGACGGAGCAGAGGTtgaagacgacgagagcgacgccgagcgcgaggacatCGAGGAGGCgtactcggacgacgaccagaTCGCGACCGTGACCATCACCGAGGAGTTCGACCCCGCGTCGGCTGCGGAGCGCACATAcgtcgacagcgaggacgaggaggccgaggagagcAAGATCAAGAGCCGGCCCGCGGTCCCGCTCctgcccgcctcgtcgcacAAGGCCcagctcaaggccaagaaggacaaggagaagaaggccctCGCGAAGAAGgagcagcgcaaggccgcTAGCATGGAGACGCCCGCCGAACGCCGCAGGGCAAAGGAGTACGATGCGCGTAAGCGCCAGAAGAAGATCGACAAGATCAAGGAGCAGAACGGCGGCGAGATGCCCCGCTTCAAGTCTTCtggtggcaagggcggcaagggcggcaagggagCCAAGGGTAAGAAGGGGGGCAAGCCCGCTGGCAAGGGACGCAAGTAGGACAGGACATAGACCATGTTGTGCATTACTATTACTCTAttgtgtgtgggtggggtcaGTGCCGCTCCGTCATCTCGACCTGTTCTGAGAGCATGCCGCGGCGCTCTTCTCTGTCGATGGCGGAGGCGACGGGGGCTGTCTGGCGGTTGGCCAGTGCGTCGGCCCATTTCCGCGGGAGGAACCAGGCGACGTCGGATGATAGTGTGCTCCAAGCCGTGGCGAGGACGCCTTGGGAGGTTCCGCCGTCCACGCGTGCGTAGCCCGCACTCGGGGCACGCAACGACGCCGTGAGGTAGTACACTGGGATGCCGGCGGCCATGAAGCCTGAGGCGTTAGCTGAGATCGCACTTGCAAAGCTACTCACAGAACGCGGCAAGCGCCTCCCATGGCGCCGCGAAGATTGGCATcaagaggaggaagagcgcgACGCAGCAGAAGGTGATCGGCGTGGTGATCCACGTCTTGTACGGCCGTTCAAGGTGAGGCTCTTTAATACGCAGGTAGATCAACCCTAACACGGTGACGAGGTACAATGTCCACGACGTGACAGAGAAGAAGTTGAGCAGTtctgggcgtcagctgggaACAAGTTCGGACAGCTTACTCCTGAAACCGCCGCCAAAGATAACAAAGAAGGTCGTCAGCCCCACGTTGAGAAGCATGGCGTGGTCCGGTGTTCTGCGGGTAGGGTGGAGACGGCCGAACCACTCGGGGAGGAAGTGGTCTCGCGCAGCCGCGGAGATCAGGCGAGCCGTGGTGTAGAAGCTCGTGTTCAAGGCGCCAAAACAACTGATGGCGACGACCGTGCTGAATACCACGGCACCAAGCCGGCCGAGAATGACGCGTCCAAAGTCCAGAGCCACTGTGTTGGACAACGCGACCGTCTCCTTGTCCAGGACGACAAAGTAGGACACATTCGCCGCGAGGAACAGGAGCACCACGATTGTCATGGACGAGTGAAGGGCACGAGGGAGGTCTTTGTTCGGGTTCTTCATCTCTCCGCCGATAAACTGGGGTCAGTTGGAGTCGTGGGCTAGCAACTCACGCTGCACTGGTCCCAGCCGTCAAATGCCCAGAGACCAGAATACAGAGCAATGGCGTACGCTCCAGGGTTATTGCTTGATCCCCGGAACAGGTGTCCGCCAGAGAAGGATGGACCAGCACCGTGCTTGATCGCGTACAGCAAGCCGAGAACAGAGACGAATATCAAGGACCCGATCTTGATGGTTGTCAGCACGACGGCCGAGTTGGCGCCGAATCGTGGCGAGATGGAGAGGAGGGCCGCCACAAGCACGATGGCAATGGTCGCCGTGATCTTGAAGGTCCATTCTGGCACCTTGCCTTCTTCCCCAGCAATGGCGTGGTAGATCATGCGGTTGACGTATTCGCTGGGATGTAAGCTGGTGTGTAAAGTCTGCTAAGCTCACCCAAAGATCAGAGCGATGATCGCGCCACTGCCAGGTTTCAATGTAGAGACTGCCGACCAAGTGTAGAGATAGGACGCCATGGGTCCGTACTGCATGTCAGCGTAAACTTGACGTCTCCACTCACAGCATACGCGAGATACGCTTGTGCGCCACCACTCAATGGGATCGCACAGCCGAGCTCAGCAAAGGAGCTGCGAGTGAGTGAGCTTTCAAACGCAGGCTGCCAAGCTCGACTCACCTTGCCCCAGTCCACGCCAGAAGGCCACTCAGTAGCCACACAAGCAAGCTCGCGCCCACGCTCCCGACGGACGCAACAACGACACCAGGCGAGGAGAAGATACCCGAGCCAACCTGCATGCCAACGACCAGCGCCATGCCTAgaggcgtcagcgccgccaagAGCACAACTCACAATGTAGCAGCGTCACGTGTTTGTGGTCCTGCTGCACcacctcttcctcgccgctAAGTGACAATGGCAAGAGGGCATGCTCGAACTCGAACCCCGTAATGCTCGATATCGTCCCGGATCGTTCTCGACGTGGAGGGGCTCCACGCCCGCTCGTGAGCCCCTGCTCTAGCTCGAGGGCGCGTAGTGTCGCTGTGGGGCTCTCCTCTatgctcgagctcggggagAGGACGCGCGAAGGCGGCGTtgggggcgaggtcgacctcaGCATCGCGGCAAGGTGGGCGGGAGGACGTGgtcggtggaggtgggtaAGGGTTCGGGGTAGGTTGCTAGGGGTATGCGAGTGTCCTTTCTAGATGCCCATTATGCTTCTGGGGCAGTTATTCGTCCTAGGTGATATTCTGTGTGTTGGTATAGCTAACTGTTCAGTGACAAAAGGCTTAAGTGTCGTTGTGCCCAGTGTCCGTCGATCGTTGTCGCCGTGGTGCTTGATGCCCATGACGGCTACGATCCTGGAATGCGGGCCGGGCCAGGGGTGAATGGGCGACGAGAGAGCGGGATCAGATTTGGCTGGGCAGGTGTAAATGGCCACTTCAGGCACGGCGCGTCTGGGACGCGTCGAGTTGACGAAGCTGGACATTCACAGCAACTTCTTGACTttcctcgctctcctcgttGATTCAACAACAACTCACACCGTCGTCTCCTCTTCATCAAACGGCACATCATAAAGAGTACCGAAGACTGAATCGCGTGTCTCTCGCTCCCAAAGCATCCCAGTCCTTCTCCTGCCAATCTCGCCTTCGACAATACCTTCCTCCGGCCCACTTCCACAATGTCACTTTGGGTCGACAAGGTATGACCTTCCTTGCAGTCGCTCTCTCTAACCGCCTCAGTACCGCCCACGCACTCTCAATGATCTCGACTACCACCAGGAGCTCTCATCGAGGCTAAAGTCGCTTGTGAGCTGCGAAGCGAGAAACTTGAGCTGACATCAGGCGGCCTCGGGCGACTTCCCCCACATTCTCTTCTATGGCCCATCAGGCGCTGGAAAGAAGGTAAGTGCCGCACGAAGCAGATCTAACCTATTCAGACGCGAATTATGGCCACTCTGCGAGAGCTCTACGGCCCAGGAGTTGAGAAGGTGGGTAGACA
Encoded proteins:
- the frr gene encoding Ribosome-recycling factor, whose amino-acid sequence is MSLRYTLTRAVASASVAPRVAARPLARAAVAVSAPGPRTFSSTSLLLKKAAKGGKGGGKNDRPEKAEKGGKGKGKGKGKDAEAEADEGLSAEERDAVIAKTKERVTKSTEWAKGIVFEGVERGRGRVSPAVLDTVKVTLPNQGGVNLNQVASVTMRNNALYVDVWEPSALKHVESAINKANLPGLSPLRDGTGIKIPVPKPSGEVRTQIAKSFGETAEAAKTQIRVARTDGLKALGGRGEEGTDDIQEIVDKATAELDKLVVTAKKELEKA
- the Zcchc9 gene encoding Zinc finger CCHC domain-containing protein 9 → MARFTNIGMPRKTFVASAAEEKAEKGEREPDADAPEAGPSKGEKRKGWGRDPEIAKRARQTDIRTEQRRLQRIDERAQATTCFACRAVGHTARECPNILLAASGQNGSAAMLEADKMAERQAEAGDDDGSGKNKKGKKAKGKGKEQATGRDLTSGKCYRCNSEKHSLSNCRKPIDKANPTPYATCFVCLETGHLSAACPKNSKGVYVNGGSCKVCGSVAHRANDCPDDKREKAAPERFHANTYLGTGAGAGADEDDFMVNHRQFRAPAGQKTRHEAAKNSQRGPAKRPGEEGAFAPAPAAVAAKPKPKPKKVVTF
- the DG1060 gene encoding putative tyrosine-protein phosphatase, which encodes MAKIVPPMNFGSVEDGFYRSAQPTELNFTFLEKLDLRTVIWVGAEEPSDIFQSFLESQGITLHNLAPQVSLNPHFPPPYGDTGIVRMSGQYHLPPLPPPTEPLIIHALTLLLQPSTFPTLVCCNLGRHRTGTVVGCWRKLQRWALSSILEEYRRYAGMKVRVLNEQFIELFDTDLVSITTETTAVA
- the RRP17 gene encoding Ribosomal RNA-processing protein 17 — protein: MSGKRSNVSLLTEGASYIRRAKKARQEQVEEVKFDDSARREYLTGFSKRKKERIETRRKKAKEREHQEHLEERRKARQELKERAAQNVRDVRKAMGLPELEEVEDDESDAEREDIEEAYSDDDQIATVTITEEFDPASAAERTYVDSEDEEAEESKIKSRPAVPLLPASSHKAQLKAKKDKEKKALAKKEQRKAASMETPAERRRAKEYDARKRQKKIDKIKEQNGGEMPRFKSSGGKGGKGGKGAKGKKGGKPAGKGRK
- the Slc7a11 gene encoding Cystine/glutamate transporter, encoding MLRSTSPPTPPSRVLSPSSSIEESPTATLRALELEQGLTSGRGAPPRRERSGTISSITGFEFEHALLPLSLSGEEEVVQQDHKHVTLLHCMALVVGMQVGSGIFSSPGVVVASVGSVGASLLVWLLSGLLAWTGASSFAELGCAIPLSGGAQAYLAYAYGPMASYLYTWSAVSTLKPGSGAIIALIFGEYVNRMIYHAIAGEEGKVPEWTFKITATIAIVLVAALLSISPRFGANSAVVLTTIKIGSLIFVSVLGLLYAIKHGAGPSFSGGHLFRGSSNNPGAYAIALYSGLWAFDGWDQCSFIGGEMKNPNKDLPRALHSSMTIVVLLFLAANVSYFVVLDKETVALSNTVALDFGRVILGRLGAVVFSTVVAISCFGALNTSFYTTARLISAAARDHFLPEWFGRLHPTRRTPDHAMLLNVGLTTFFVIFGGGFRKLLNFFSVTSWTLYLVTVLGLIYLRIKEPHLERPYKTWITTPITFCCVALFLLLMPIFAAPWEALAAFCFMAAGIPVYYLTASLRAPSAGYARVDGGTSQGVLATAWSTLSSDVAWFLPRKWADALANRQTAPVASAIDREERRGMLSEQVEMTERH